One region of Termitidicoccus mucosus genomic DNA includes:
- a CDS encoding IclR family transcriptional regulator, translated as MDALEQKTTLSQGLKVMHLLARSGKGLGVTQVAQSLGLPKSSAHRLLTLLGELGFVRQNPQTKCYGVSPRIFGFVHEISTQFGANSKVDPLLREAATRLRCSAYLCMLDGKDTFVVCAAGVEGNTIHLGTHGPVYATSAGKVLVAHRLEEEWNWYAPEPDDEVVTEHTSLDPGQFYQQLRVARQNGVAWNMRESTLSHASVATPVREPGYEYPRMAAAFVVRYTELPIHDRESLADEVRTLAAKISSEFGYRR; from the coding sequence ATGGATGCGCTGGAGCAAAAAACTACCCTCAGCCAAGGTCTCAAGGTCATGCACCTGCTTGCCAGGAGTGGCAAGGGACTCGGGGTGACGCAGGTGGCCCAGTCGCTCGGTTTGCCAAAATCCTCCGCGCATCGCCTGCTCACTCTCCTCGGCGAGCTGGGATTCGTCCGCCAGAATCCGCAGACAAAATGCTACGGGGTATCGCCGCGCATCTTTGGTTTTGTGCACGAGATCTCCACACAGTTTGGCGCGAATTCCAAGGTCGATCCCTTGTTACGCGAGGCAGCGACCCGGCTGCGTTGCAGCGCGTATCTGTGCATGCTCGATGGCAAGGACACCTTCGTCGTCTGCGCTGCGGGAGTGGAGGGAAACACGATCCACTTGGGGACGCATGGCCCGGTGTACGCCACCTCCGCAGGCAAGGTCCTTGTGGCGCATCGCTTGGAGGAGGAGTGGAACTGGTACGCGCCGGAGCCGGACGACGAGGTCGTGACGGAGCACACCAGCCTCGATCCCGGACAGTTTTACCAGCAGCTGCGGGTAGCGCGTCAAAACGGGGTGGCGTGGAACATGCGCGAGTCCACCCTCTCGCACGCGTCCGTGGCGACTCCCGTGCGCGAGCCGGGTTATGAGTACCCGCGGATGGCGGCGGCCTTTGTCGTCCGTTACACCGAGCTGCCCATCCACGACCGCGAGTCGCTCGCCGACGAGGTGAGGACGCTCGCCGCGAAGATCTCCTCGGAGTTCGGCTACCGCCGTTGA
- a CDS encoding SGNH/GDSL hydrolase family protein, translated as MKKNTSFLSIGLFHPGACVALAVLLGVCANAAAGTLVLSNRSGTVGDTTYRSANLSTVEQAYADGMASGLQFRTTTNDPRMVFVHQPVQAEEWKSLWVKFTRKPVHEGEQLEFYFITKADRRYGEDKEKRVSIPVRTGSTEVVIDLQSVPGWKGEVIETRLDFGQRANVTYLVEEVWYSTAEVPAQQSAAADDPLLQRIEAERSDPKWTGSDDEALILNTEYLVPLGREKPVLLPVSREDREGGANDTVAFDVWWSAAGSVKDVDGGWESALWWLRDMKSITFRYKVRQVQGNPELVVRLYERVAGVGLNNDAWVWKAPLKKTSCKDSWQEVALTRRSTAFRLTSEGTQEWELINYMTMTFLGKGHDGAEVIVESPLIHLNDGRTLKLWDPRRRYAHFDTVKAGAMAAPGEGRFLIGKGGSLLSSGNGRALLLDFKKWIPNVGLAANQDMVTLAAQSEWLRGNDIGLVYQQGGAYGLAEVISGAKAWSTTPSGISRTNFPGSFGMVGVMKYYDMTSLAIRKGFADVFDLTARAGVPEFQIIESYWPSVGGFWSGGEGSLARLRDSLAGRDSGLEWKTPAGTRRLHFRDFFKDANGFMMEPSGIGLQSWDEFEVPKLAGVRSAQTDAQRRHFFLMMNLTRYEALKFYGDLGASATRSGVKLGTVINRENYDNSFDFLGLMAAPGVRAIGHEYFGNPSHSLEGAFEHGQVLQALSRASDTEVRAVVESNATGTSGRPYYDPQIAYAVSYALWAADRPGSVENDWLSWNAADLGPNGSAVQRERHADFVFKGLAYLHILQDDWKVSPPEKSFAIIRSRKLNDVGAVPGNYSELLQAEAWPRMRFDFSEARFLGDQLKTGRVLFGEWSHQTEVDTQWLESWLEARGDRTLVMSGFRPGKVPDGANYSAFEMPAYVIMNSQSGFQKLVGSRVARIAGFAGRPRSDWLNDAELPERIELPAYYYLETAGRGTDVLVSLRGQPLVSRHVRANGSSVLYLHYDPSRETADLDRAILHRLAQESGIRRDVVGSEGLLVRRYEGTNGVLIAAFDRVWMHAFKFTYDPLAGLRMKWQWNGPERHVELRDDEQGAYVVDLVTGKVTDRKAGENKLVLNKVGGGLWVLAGDRETADRLAARARLFQPLLQSFAEPAKPTATRSTVAPASVPVGQSRLMDNLKSGKKQTVVLFGTSLSRGSDWFPSWFQPVQEILDKKFPGQLTVVNSAGSGQHSRWGLEVLDENVITKAPDCVFIEFSINDAVVRFDLSLDESRKNMNGMIDRIQAALPGCEIILQITNPVVGKSEGDRSHRREQEKYEQIYRDIARERKLVLIDNAPLWRAILEKKGEQSYRQFVPDGIHPIGSAYKAVTVSNILRTLGFSK; from the coding sequence ATGAAAAAGAATACCTCATTCCTATCCATCGGCCTTTTCCACCCCGGGGCATGCGTGGCCTTGGCAGTCCTCCTCGGCGTTTGTGCCAACGCAGCCGCGGGGACCCTTGTCCTGTCGAATCGTTCCGGCACCGTGGGGGACACGACATACCGGTCGGCGAACCTGTCAACCGTGGAGCAGGCGTATGCCGACGGTATGGCATCGGGGCTGCAGTTCCGCACCACCACCAATGATCCGCGCATGGTCTTTGTCCATCAGCCCGTGCAGGCTGAGGAATGGAAATCGCTGTGGGTGAAATTCACACGGAAGCCGGTGCACGAGGGCGAGCAGTTGGAGTTTTATTTTATCACCAAGGCCGATCGGCGTTACGGGGAGGACAAGGAGAAACGCGTGTCCATCCCGGTGCGAACGGGGAGCACCGAGGTGGTGATCGACCTGCAGTCCGTGCCGGGCTGGAAGGGGGAGGTGATCGAGACGCGTCTCGATTTCGGCCAGCGCGCCAACGTGACCTATCTGGTGGAGGAGGTCTGGTATTCCACCGCAGAGGTGCCCGCACAGCAGTCCGCAGCAGCGGATGATCCGCTCCTGCAACGCATCGAGGCGGAGCGCTCCGATCCGAAGTGGACCGGCTCCGACGACGAGGCGCTCATCCTCAACACCGAGTATCTAGTCCCCTTGGGCAGGGAAAAGCCCGTGCTGCTCCCCGTGTCGCGGGAAGACAGGGAGGGGGGTGCGAATGACACGGTCGCGTTTGATGTATGGTGGTCGGCGGCGGGCAGTGTAAAGGATGTCGATGGCGGCTGGGAGTCCGCGCTGTGGTGGCTGCGCGACATGAAGAGCATCACCTTCCGCTACAAGGTCAGGCAGGTGCAGGGTAATCCGGAGCTTGTCGTGCGACTGTACGAGCGCGTGGCCGGGGTCGGGCTGAACAACGATGCCTGGGTATGGAAGGCCCCGCTGAAAAAGACCTCGTGCAAGGACAGCTGGCAGGAGGTCGCGCTCACCCGGCGTTCCACCGCGTTCCGCCTCACGAGCGAGGGCACCCAGGAGTGGGAGCTGATAAACTACATGACCATGACTTTCCTCGGCAAGGGGCACGATGGCGCGGAGGTGATCGTGGAAAGCCCGCTCATCCACTTGAACGACGGGCGCACGCTCAAGCTTTGGGACCCGCGGCGGCGTTATGCGCATTTCGACACGGTGAAGGCCGGGGCGATGGCCGCGCCCGGCGAGGGCCGATTTCTTATCGGCAAAGGCGGCAGCCTGCTCTCGAGCGGGAACGGGCGCGCGCTGCTTCTCGACTTCAAAAAATGGATACCCAACGTGGGGCTGGCCGCCAACCAGGACATGGTGACACTAGCCGCGCAGTCCGAGTGGCTACGCGGGAACGACATCGGTCTGGTGTACCAGCAGGGCGGGGCGTACGGGCTGGCCGAGGTGATCTCCGGGGCTAAGGCCTGGAGTACCACCCCGTCCGGGATATCGCGCACCAACTTCCCCGGCTCCTTCGGCATGGTGGGGGTGATGAAATATTATGACATGACCTCGCTCGCGATCAGGAAGGGGTTTGCGGATGTATTCGATCTTACTGCGCGAGCAGGCGTGCCCGAGTTCCAGATCATCGAGTCCTACTGGCCGTCGGTCGGTGGATTCTGGAGCGGGGGCGAGGGGAGTCTCGCGCGGCTGAGGGATTCCCTCGCGGGGCGCGACAGCGGGCTGGAATGGAAAACGCCCGCGGGCACCCGTCGCCTGCATTTCAGGGATTTCTTCAAGGATGCAAACGGATTCATGATGGAGCCTTCCGGGATCGGCTTGCAGTCCTGGGACGAGTTTGAAGTGCCGAAGCTCGCCGGGGTGCGCTCAGCACAGACGGACGCACAGCGCAGACACTTCTTCCTCATGATGAACCTGACGCGGTACGAGGCATTAAAATTCTACGGCGACCTCGGGGCATCCGCGACACGCTCCGGCGTGAAACTGGGCACAGTCATCAACCGGGAAAACTATGACAACAGCTTCGATTTTTTGGGGTTAATGGCTGCTCCGGGTGTCAGGGCCATCGGGCATGAGTACTTTGGAAACCCGAGCCACTCGCTTGAAGGCGCGTTCGAGCATGGGCAGGTGCTTCAGGCGCTTTCCCGCGCCTCCGACACCGAGGTGCGCGCTGTGGTGGAGAGCAATGCCACGGGCACGAGCGGACGCCCCTACTACGATCCGCAGATCGCCTACGCGGTGTCGTACGCACTCTGGGCGGCGGACAGGCCAGGGAGCGTCGAGAACGACTGGTTGAGTTGGAATGCCGCTGATCTCGGTCCAAACGGATCGGCGGTCCAGCGTGAGCGCCACGCCGATTTTGTTTTCAAGGGACTGGCATACCTTCACATCCTGCAGGATGACTGGAAAGTATCCCCACCTGAGAAGTCCTTCGCCATCATACGCAGTCGCAAGCTCAATGACGTGGGAGCCGTGCCGGGCAACTATAGCGAACTGCTGCAGGCGGAGGCATGGCCGCGCATGCGGTTCGATTTCTCGGAGGCGCGTTTCCTCGGCGATCAACTGAAAACGGGGAGGGTGCTTTTCGGCGAGTGGTCGCATCAGACTGAGGTGGATACACAGTGGCTGGAATCCTGGCTGGAGGCCCGCGGAGACCGGACTCTGGTGATGAGCGGCTTCCGGCCCGGAAAGGTGCCTGACGGGGCCAACTATTCGGCATTCGAGATGCCCGCTTACGTCATCATGAATTCGCAGAGCGGATTTCAAAAACTGGTGGGTAGCCGGGTGGCCAGGATCGCGGGTTTCGCGGGGCGTCCCCGGTCCGACTGGCTCAACGACGCCGAACTGCCGGAACGCATTGAGCTGCCTGCGTATTATTACCTCGAAACTGCGGGGCGGGGGACCGATGTGTTGGTGTCGCTCCGGGGGCAGCCGCTTGTTTCGAGACACGTGCGGGCCAACGGCTCCTCCGTATTGTATCTCCACTACGATCCGTCCAGGGAGACTGCGGACCTCGACCGCGCCATCCTCCATCGGCTCGCCCAAGAAAGCGGCATACGTCGCGATGTCGTGGGCTCGGAGGGACTGCTTGTCCGCAGATACGAGGGAACCAACGGCGTCCTGATCGCGGCATTCGACAGGGTGTGGATGCACGCCTTCAAGTTTACCTACGACCCTCTCGCCGGGTTGCGGATGAAATGGCAGTGGAATGGTCCCGAAAGGCATGTCGAACTGCGCGACGACGAGCAGGGCGCCTACGTGGTCGATCTGGTCACGGGAAAAGTGACAGACAGGAAGGCCGGGGAGAACAAACTGGTGTTGAACAAGGTCGGCGGAGGCCTGTGGGTGCTGGCCGGGGACAGGGAAACCGCCGACAGGCTGGCGGCACGCGCGCGCCTCTTTCAACCCTTGCTGCAGAGTTTCGCCGAGCCTGCCAAACCGACGGCAACACGATCCACTGTCGCACCCGCATCGGTTCCCGTGGGACAGAGTCGGTTGATGGACAATCTGAAGTCGGGCAAAAAACAGACCGTGGTCCTGTTCGGCACCAGTCTGAGCAGGGGCAGCGACTGGTTCCCCTCGTGGTTCCAGCCCGTGCAGGAGATTCTGGACAAGAAGTTTCCCGGGCAGCTCACCGTGGTCAATTCCGCCGGGAGCGGACAGCATTCGCGCTGGGGCCTGGAGGTGCTGGATGAGAATGTCATCACGAAAGCACCGGATTGTGTGTTCATCGAGTTTTCGATCAATGACGCAGTGGTCCGGTTCGACCTGTCTCTGGATGAGTCCCGTAAAAATATGAATGGGATGATCGATCGGATACAGGCGGCGCTCCCTGGGTGCGAGATCATCCTGCAGATCACCAACCCCGTAGTGGGAAAGTCCGAGGGCGACAGAAGCCATCGCCGCGAGCAGGAGAAGTACGAGCAGATATACCGCGACATCGCACGTGAGCGAAAACTGGTTCTCATCGACAATGCCCCGCTCTGGCGGGCGATCCTCGAGAAGAAGGGCGAGCAGTCCTACCGCCAGTTCGTCCCGGACGGCATCCACCCGATAGGCTCCGCCTACAAGGCGGTGACCGTATCCAATATATTACGGACCCTTGGATTCTCGAAATAA
- a CDS encoding glycoside hydrolase family 38 C-terminal domain-containing protein, translating into MRTIHLIGNAHIDPAWLWDWREGMNEAIATCNAMVSLLHEFPDFRFIRGEAAIYDYVERNASGLFREISRLVAEGRWDVVGGTWIQPDNNLPSTEALVRQFNTGKRYFREKFGVEITAAWSADAFGHSAGLPDILAAAGMDSFACTRPQAHILALDKQAFWWQGQGARILAFRPHDGWYASERADLGKRLDECLVQAGHDDLDNVAMFYGLGNHGGGPTRAHMRTIQEWARRHPEVCVEHSGLHRFFAALRKELAAKGESFIPTHRGELNFCLRGCSASMARFKYSYRHGEAYLARGERMRSLVTAICADVPAFSLDEAWRTLLFSAFHDILPGTVIEHAADDQLAQMGGVIDAASRCETVTLLGLARSIDTGAGMWELPEDHPLPQPVLIWNPHPWEIEEHVEIEVSLDNRPLWNYSGTGKTLPFVVVERATGRVLPHQDIPVVHDSLVDLIWRRRVVVPVSIPSCGWSLLHVGLDPLGMLKKEPGAKSREMERRSLLEVTIKNKHLYATAKVGASSITFEKGGAAWLGDGLQVRVYEDRWGAWGGMLEERDSWLLTKEVERWTVSQSAILEEGPEVSRMWVRFEGAHSHVELILSLARDSGHVDIHARVLLNDRGVRLKLVIPASGAEGLARFAVPGGSVWRSPCGEVPGGRWVSAGAGADAVGFASDALYGFDTTETELRATIARTSRYGGDVHREPQERPWQPCMDIGDLKFRALLTPEIDSLERLADQLQEPLVVQTVPITKIFSPEPASFLPAKGSLFSVESKAVRVLAICPGNRDSIELRLQNTSNAPLSPLVVNWLGKDIELGHVDAFEIATWEMRRADGGTWTCERTVIGAS; encoded by the coding sequence ATGAGAACCATCCACCTGATCGGAAATGCGCACATCGATCCCGCTTGGCTGTGGGACTGGCGCGAGGGCATGAACGAGGCGATCGCCACGTGCAACGCGATGGTCTCGCTCCTGCATGAGTTCCCGGACTTTCGCTTCATCCGCGGCGAGGCCGCCATATACGACTACGTCGAGCGCAACGCGTCCGGCCTTTTCAGGGAAATCTCCCGGCTGGTCGCGGAGGGGAGATGGGATGTTGTCGGGGGGACGTGGATACAGCCGGACAACAACCTGCCCTCCACGGAGGCGCTGGTCAGGCAGTTTAACACGGGGAAAAGGTATTTCAGGGAGAAGTTCGGGGTGGAGATCACCGCCGCATGGTCGGCGGACGCCTTCGGGCACTCTGCGGGTCTGCCCGACATACTGGCCGCCGCGGGCATGGACAGCTTTGCGTGCACGCGGCCCCAGGCCCACATCCTCGCTCTAGACAAGCAGGCTTTCTGGTGGCAGGGGCAGGGCGCGCGCATCCTCGCGTTCCGCCCGCATGACGGATGGTATGCCAGCGAGCGCGCCGATCTCGGCAAGCGCCTGGACGAGTGCTTGGTACAGGCCGGGCATGACGACCTCGACAATGTCGCCATGTTCTACGGGCTCGGAAATCACGGAGGCGGGCCGACCCGCGCCCATATGCGGACGATCCAGGAATGGGCCCGCAGGCATCCCGAAGTGTGCGTGGAGCATTCGGGTTTGCACCGCTTTTTCGCGGCATTGAGGAAGGAGCTGGCGGCGAAGGGCGAAAGTTTTATCCCCACGCATCGGGGGGAGTTGAATTTCTGCCTGCGCGGATGCAGTGCCTCCATGGCGCGGTTTAAGTACAGCTACCGTCATGGTGAGGCGTATCTGGCGCGTGGAGAGCGGATGCGCTCCCTCGTCACCGCCATCTGTGCGGACGTGCCCGCCTTCTCCCTCGACGAGGCGTGGCGGACGCTGTTGTTCAGCGCCTTTCACGACATCCTTCCCGGCACGGTGATCGAGCATGCGGCTGACGACCAGCTCGCGCAGATGGGAGGCGTCATCGATGCCGCTTCGAGATGTGAAACCGTCACGCTTCTGGGGCTCGCACGCTCCATTGATACCGGGGCCGGGATGTGGGAATTGCCGGAGGACCATCCCCTCCCGCAGCCCGTGCTCATCTGGAATCCCCATCCGTGGGAGATCGAGGAGCATGTCGAGATCGAAGTCTCGCTGGATAACCGCCCGTTATGGAATTACAGCGGTACGGGCAAGACGCTTCCGTTCGTCGTCGTGGAGCGCGCGACGGGCAGGGTGCTCCCGCATCAGGATATCCCGGTGGTGCACGACAGTCTGGTGGACCTGATATGGAGGCGTCGCGTGGTAGTGCCTGTGTCGATACCGTCCTGCGGATGGTCGCTGCTGCACGTCGGGCTCGATCCTCTCGGCATGTTGAAAAAGGAACCGGGTGCGAAAAGCCGTGAAATGGAAAGGCGGTCACTCCTGGAGGTCACCATAAAAAACAAGCACCTCTACGCCACCGCCAAGGTGGGGGCATCGTCCATCACTTTTGAAAAAGGAGGGGCGGCATGGCTCGGAGACGGTTTGCAGGTGCGCGTGTACGAGGACAGGTGGGGAGCATGGGGAGGGATGCTGGAGGAGCGCGACTCCTGGCTACTGACGAAGGAAGTGGAGCGGTGGACGGTATCGCAGTCGGCAATACTGGAGGAGGGCCCCGAAGTGAGCCGGATGTGGGTGCGCTTCGAGGGAGCACACTCGCATGTCGAGCTGATACTCTCGCTGGCAAGGGACAGCGGGCATGTGGATATCCATGCCCGGGTGTTGCTGAATGACCGCGGAGTGCGGTTGAAGCTCGTCATCCCTGCGTCGGGAGCGGAGGGGCTCGCCCGGTTCGCAGTCCCCGGCGGTTCGGTGTGGCGATCACCATGCGGAGAGGTCCCGGGTGGCCGGTGGGTGAGCGCCGGGGCGGGAGCGGATGCAGTCGGGTTCGCGAGTGATGCGCTCTATGGATTTGACACCACGGAGACCGAGCTGCGTGCCACGATCGCACGCACTTCGCGCTATGGAGGCGATGTCCATCGCGAGCCGCAGGAGCGCCCGTGGCAGCCTTGCATGGATATCGGGGATCTCAAATTCCGTGCGCTCCTCACCCCTGAAATTGATTCCTTGGAACGACTCGCCGACCAGCTTCAGGAGCCGCTGGTGGTGCAGACCGTTCCCATCACAAAGATATTTTCCCCGGAGCCAGCGTCCTTTCTTCCCGCGAAAGGCTCGTTGTTCAGCGTGGAGTCGAAGGCGGTACGAGTGCTCGCGATATGCCCCGGCAACCGGGATTCGATCGAATTGAGGTTGCAAAACACCTCGAATGCGCCGCTCTCCCCGCTCGTGGTGAACTGGCTGGGGAAGGACATCGAGCTCGGCCATGTCGATGCGTTTGAAATTGCCACATGGGAAATGAGGCGCGCGGACGGCGGGACATGGACCTGTGAACGGACGGTGATCGGCGCGTCGTAG
- a CDS encoding FAD-dependent oxidoreductase: MEINTLCVVIGAGSAGYGATIAALRDGCSVLLAERHGFPGGMGTVSGISSYINYKYHGEDLSESVYRALRKDIFEADGGYLGDGEHVDFFDVEVSKRIMENHILRMGGKLLYHSLLRTISRDAGGWILRFACKGATVLVRARFVIDATGDADACTLAGAGYTHGRNGDGKTQPMSMIVQVGGFEPEKWAESGGKLIHGRYACGGDCFSGEIAQARAEGYWNIPRENIAMWWAMPKNPTHITINGSRLLGYDACNPFDVTAAEIEGRKQAGVIASFFKRYIPGFANSHILSTGPQIGVRESRRIVGLRTLTEQDIAVQRQPDDMVVRCAYPIDIHSPDNAKTNFDKVNGELLYGIPYGCLLPEGLENMAAAGRCISASHEAAGSFRVMPTCMAIGEAAGVAVALAHRQGIMLSEVDPRNIRDRLDEALGK, translated from the coding sequence ATGGAAATAAATACCCTGTGCGTAGTCATCGGTGCGGGCTCCGCCGGATATGGCGCGACCATAGCCGCCCTCAGGGATGGATGCTCCGTCCTGCTCGCCGAGCGCCACGGTTTCCCGGGCGGGATGGGAACCGTATCGGGCATCAGTTCGTATATTAACTACAAATACCACGGGGAAGATTTGTCCGAATCGGTGTACCGGGCTCTTCGCAAGGACATTTTTGAGGCGGATGGAGGATACCTGGGGGACGGGGAGCATGTGGATTTCTTCGATGTAGAGGTATCCAAGCGGATAATGGAAAACCACATCCTCCGGATGGGGGGAAAACTGCTTTATCACAGCCTGCTCAGGACAATCTCCCGGGACGCGGGGGGATGGATACTCAGATTCGCCTGCAAGGGCGCCACAGTGCTCGTGCGCGCCAGATTTGTCATAGACGCCACCGGTGATGCGGATGCATGCACCTTGGCAGGAGCCGGGTACACCCACGGCCGGAATGGAGACGGCAAGACTCAGCCCATGTCGATGATCGTCCAGGTGGGAGGATTCGAGCCGGAGAAATGGGCCGAGAGCGGAGGGAAACTGATACACGGCCGGTACGCCTGCGGAGGGGATTGTTTTTCAGGGGAAATAGCGCAGGCCAGGGCGGAGGGATACTGGAACATACCCCGCGAGAACATCGCCATGTGGTGGGCTATGCCGAAGAACCCCACGCACATCACCATCAACGGGTCACGGCTGCTCGGATACGATGCGTGCAACCCTTTCGACGTAACAGCCGCCGAAATAGAGGGCCGGAAGCAGGCCGGGGTTATCGCCTCGTTTTTCAAGCGCTACATCCCGGGATTTGCAAACAGCCACATCCTGTCAACCGGGCCGCAAATCGGTGTTCGCGAATCGAGGCGTATTGTCGGACTCCGCACATTGACCGAGCAGGACATCGCCGTACAACGACAGCCCGACGACATGGTCGTCCGCTGCGCGTATCCGATAGACATACACAGCCCGGACAACGCCAAAACCAATTTTGACAAGGTGAACGGGGAACTGCTCTACGGCATTCCCTACGGCTGCCTCCTGCCCGAGGGACTGGAAAACATGGCGGCTGCCGGGCGCTGCATCAGCGCCAGTCACGAGGCGGCGGGAAGCTTCAGGGTCATGCCCACCTGCATGGCCATCGGTGAGGCGGCCGGTGTCGCGGTGGCGCTGGCCCACAGGCAGGGCATCATGCTCTCGGAGGTCGATCCCCGCAACATCCGGGACAGGCTCGACGAAGCGCTGGGGAAATAA
- a CDS encoding DnaB-like helicase C-terminal domain-containing protein, whose product MRAAGKDACATRSPQLADLRDSGRIEEDTNRVIFLHRPNRNRITGLAQDTSQSVSEMPPYYIDVIQAKGRNHGTSSTCLSFDRQTATFRAFAR is encoded by the coding sequence ATCAGGGCGGCAGGCAAGGATGCCTGCGCTACGCGCTCCCCGCAACTCGCGGACCTGCGCGACTCGGGACGCATCGAGGAGGACACCAACCGCGTGATCTTTCTCCACCGTCCGAACCGAAACAGGATCACCGGGCTGGCACAGGACACGTCGCAGTCCGTATCCGAAATGCCCCCATACTATATTGATGTGATACAGGCCAAGGGACGGAATCACGGCACGTCCTCGACCTGCCTGTCGTTCGACCGCCAGACCGCGACTTTTCGCGCGTTTGCGAGATAG